In the Maribacter sp. MJ134 genome, one interval contains:
- a CDS encoding lipid A-modifier LpxR family protein → MLNNSILFWSLCIWCVLAPEAIISQGLADNSGPSHQIEFRHDNDFLFLTDRYYSSGLFITYRTLLNKGFLKKGEEQLSFSLSQEVYTPSQTQATNPEVFDIPYAGFSGLTASWSVAKENELISASVLLGVAGPNSGAGGFQRWFHNVVDISESPLWIDELPNSFHANLYFSQIKEWNISSAPLGILFAFKSNLALGTRDIYIEPEGIFYFGKRNELPQSIAYDRIRSVDREIYVGFRFSYRQVFHNGLLEGNLINNNAAFTTPATNSVLRLGLDFNNRFKRSDVKFGIRYNTAESPLAKAHKYIILAYGYRF, encoded by the coding sequence ATGTTAAACAACTCAATCCTGTTTTGGAGTTTATGTATTTGGTGTGTACTTGCCCCCGAAGCTATCATATCTCAAGGTCTTGCAGATAATTCTGGCCCTAGTCACCAAATAGAATTTAGACATGATAATGATTTTTTATTTTTAACGGACAGGTATTATTCCTCAGGACTTTTTATAACCTATCGCACCCTTTTGAATAAGGGATTTTTAAAAAAAGGTGAAGAACAACTGTCATTTAGCCTAAGTCAAGAAGTATATACTCCCTCTCAAACCCAAGCTACAAATCCAGAAGTTTTTGATATACCCTACGCAGGGTTTTCGGGCCTGACCGCTTCATGGTCTGTAGCAAAAGAAAACGAACTAATATCAGCAAGTGTATTACTGGGTGTAGCAGGGCCTAATTCTGGGGCAGGTGGTTTTCAAAGATGGTTTCATAATGTGGTGGATATCTCCGAATCTCCTTTATGGATAGATGAACTACCGAATAGTTTTCATGCAAATCTATACTTTTCGCAGATTAAGGAATGGAATATCTCTTCAGCGCCCTTAGGCATTCTTTTTGCCTTTAAGTCAAATCTTGCCTTAGGCACTCGCGATATATACATAGAACCCGAAGGAATATTTTATTTTGGAAAAAGAAATGAACTTCCCCAAAGCATTGCTTATGACAGGATAAGATCCGTAGATAGGGAAATATATGTAGGATTTCGGTTTTCGTATCGGCAGGTTTTTCATAATGGCCTTCTAGAAGGCAACCTGATTAACAATAACGCGGCCTTCACAACGCCTGCCACAAATTCCGTATTGAGACTTGGTTTAGATTTTAACAATCGGTTCAAGCGGAGCGACGTTAAATTCGGTATTCGCTACAATACCGCAGAAAGCCCTTTGGCCAAAGCACATAAATACATTATACTCGCCTACGGTTATCGTTTTTAA
- the pckA gene encoding phosphoenolpyruvate carboxykinase (ATP), translating into MSAIDQNTKTFSLNDYGITHRNVHYQLDPIDLQKITVDKDMGTETANGTLAVNTGEFTGRSPMDRFIVKDKITEDKIWWGPVNIPFDTDKFDKLYDKVIAYLNEKELFVRDSYACADPEYLLNIRVINEYPWSNMFAYNMFLRPTEEELHDFDPEWTVINAPGFMADADEDGTRQHNFAILNFTKKIALIGGTGYTGEIKKGIFSALNFILPVYKNTLPMHCSSNVGVDGDTAIFFGLSGTGKTTLSTDPNRKLIGDDEHGWTNANTVFNFEGGCYAKVINLSKEQEPEIYGAIKPGAILENVVLDNNGNVDFADTSITQNTRVSYPIHHIDNIQEPSIGENVKNIFFLTADAFGVLPPISKLTPSQAAYHFISGYTAKVAGTEAGVVEPVPSFSACFGAPFMPLHPTKYAEMLSKKMKESGVDVWLVNTGWTGGPYGVGTRMKLKYTRAMISAALSGQLGLYSYDNYHIHSVFGVAQPRECPGVPTSVLSPRATWNNDEKYYTTAFKLSNAFRENFKKFESYASEEIRRGGPQRYAF; encoded by the coding sequence ATGAGTGCAATAGACCAGAATACGAAAACGTTTTCGTTGAATGATTATGGAATTACGCATCGTAATGTGCATTATCAATTAGATCCCATAGATCTTCAGAAGATAACTGTGGATAAGGATATGGGGACTGAAACCGCTAATGGCACCTTGGCCGTTAACACCGGAGAATTTACAGGTAGGTCTCCTATGGATCGCTTTATCGTAAAGGATAAAATTACAGAAGATAAAATTTGGTGGGGACCGGTCAACATTCCTTTTGATACCGATAAGTTTGATAAGCTATATGATAAGGTCATTGCTTATCTTAACGAAAAAGAGTTATTTGTTAGGGATAGTTATGCCTGTGCAGACCCTGAATATCTATTAAATATCAGGGTGATTAACGAGTATCCCTGGTCAAATATGTTTGCCTATAACATGTTTCTTAGGCCTACGGAAGAAGAACTACATGACTTTGATCCGGAATGGACGGTCATCAATGCACCTGGATTTATGGCCGATGCTGATGAAGACGGAACGCGTCAGCATAACTTTGCCATTTTAAACTTCACAAAAAAAATTGCCTTAATAGGTGGTACGGGATACACGGGAGAAATTAAAAAAGGCATTTTTTCCGCTTTGAACTTTATATTGCCCGTTTATAAGAATACGCTACCCATGCATTGCTCCTCTAATGTTGGTGTTGATGGAGATACGGCCATATTCTTTGGTTTGTCGGGAACCGGTAAAACTACCTTATCTACTGACCCAAACAGAAAACTAATAGGAGATGATGAACATGGTTGGACAAATGCCAATACCGTTTTTAATTTTGAAGGCGGTTGTTACGCCAAGGTAATCAACCTTTCAAAGGAGCAGGAGCCTGAAATTTATGGGGCCATAAAACCAGGGGCAATATTGGAAAATGTGGTCTTGGACAATAATGGTAACGTAGATTTCGCGGATACGTCCATAACGCAAAACACAAGGGTAAGTTATCCCATACATCATATCGATAATATCCAAGAGCCTTCCATTGGTGAGAATGTTAAGAATATATTTTTCTTGACTGCCGATGCCTTTGGTGTACTACCTCCAATATCTAAACTAACACCTAGCCAAGCGGCTTATCACTTTATATCTGGGTATACCGCTAAAGTTGCAGGCACTGAAGCTGGCGTTGTTGAGCCGGTGCCTTCCTTTTCGGCCTGTTTTGGAGCGCCTTTTATGCCTTTACATCCTACCAAATATGCGGAGATGCTTAGCAAGAAAATGAAAGAATCCGGTGTTGATGTTTGGCTCGTTAATACGGGTTGGACAGGCGGACCTTACGGGGTGGGAACACGAATGAAGTTAAAATACACTAGGGCTATGATAAGTGCGGCCTTGAGCGGACAATTAGGCCTGTATTCCTATGACAACTATCACATCCATTCCGTTTTTGGAGTGGCACAACCAAGGGAATGTCCAGGGGTACCAACGAGCGTGTTGAGTCCCAGGGCTACTTGGAACAATGACGAAAAATATTATACTACAGCCTTTAAACTATCAAACGCATTTAGGGAGAATTTTAAAAAGTTCGAGTCCTATGCAAGCGAGGAAATAAGAAGAGGAGGTCCGCAGCGATATGCCTTTTAA
- a CDS encoding uroporphyrinogen-III synthase — MKVKTILVSQPEPKMENSPYSKLIDKEKVKVDFRPFIHVEGVDAKNVRQQKIDLKDYSAIILTSRNAVDHFFRIAEEMRFKVPDSMKYFCQSEAVAYYLQKYVVYRKRKIYVGKRLFSELVPLIKKYKDEKFFLPSSDVLKPAVPETLDTLGISWQRGIFYKTVISDLSDLRDVYYDVLVFFSPSGIESLLHNFPDFEQNDTRIAVFGNSTVDAATDAGLRIDIKAPTPETPSMTMALQKYITSVNK; from the coding sequence ATGAAAGTAAAGACAATTTTGGTCTCTCAGCCCGAGCCGAAAATGGAAAATTCTCCCTATTCCAAACTTATCGACAAGGAAAAAGTAAAGGTGGATTTTAGACCATTCATTCACGTAGAAGGTGTTGATGCCAAGAACGTAAGGCAGCAAAAAATTGACCTTAAGGATTACAGCGCCATTATACTTACCAGCAGAAATGCGGTGGATCATTTTTTTAGAATAGCTGAAGAGATGCGCTTTAAGGTTCCGGATAGTATGAAGTATTTTTGCCAGTCGGAAGCTGTTGCCTATTACCTTCAGAAATATGTGGTGTACAGAAAACGTAAGATTTATGTTGGAAAACGTTTATTCTCTGAACTGGTTCCGTTGATTAAAAAATATAAGGACGAAAAGTTCTTTTTGCCATCCTCGGATGTTCTAAAACCTGCAGTTCCGGAAACATTGGACACCTTAGGAATCTCATGGCAACGTGGTATTTTCTATAAAACAGTAATTAGTGACCTCTCGGATTTAAGGGATGTTTATTATGATGTATTGGTATTCTTTAGTCCATCCGGAATAGAATCCCTTCTTCACAATTTCCCGGATTTTGAACAAAACGACACAAGAATAGCCGTGTTTGGAAACTCCACGGTAGACGCAGCCACAGATGCTGGACTCAGAATAGATATAAAAGCACCGACGCCAGAAACACCTTCCATGACCATGGCCTTGCAAAAATATATCACGAGTGTAAATAAGTAA
- a CDS encoding Lrp/AsnC ligand binding domain-containing protein — translation MKLNNTNVKIDGIDKKILRFLMSDARKPVLEIARSIGISGAAIHQRLRKLEASGLLAGSKFIINPKIIGYTTMAYIGIYLDKAMSNPVAVKQLEKIPEVLECHYTTGNWSILIKILCKDNEHLMHVLNKEIQQIEGVSRTETFISLAQQIDRQITI, via the coding sequence ATGAAGTTGAATAACACTAATGTTAAGATTGATGGAATAGACAAAAAAATCCTAAGGTTTCTAATGAGCGACGCCCGTAAACCCGTTTTGGAAATCGCCCGAAGTATCGGAATTTCCGGAGCAGCTATTCATCAACGTCTTCGCAAATTGGAAGCTTCCGGACTGTTGGCGGGTTCTAAATTTATCATCAATCCTAAAATTATTGGATATACTACTATGGCCTATATCGGTATTTATCTGGATAAAGCCATGAGCAATCCCGTTGCCGTAAAACAATTAGAAAAAATACCCGAAGTATTGGAATGCCACTACACCACTGGAAATTGGTCCATCCTCATTAAAATACTTTGTAAGGATAACGAACACCTAATGCATGTATTGAACAAAGAGATACAGCAAATAGAAGGTGTATCCAGAACGGAAACTTTTATCTCTTTAGCCCAACAGATTGATAGGCAGATCACTATTTGA
- a CDS encoding DUF423 domain-containing protein — MNKTIFGIACLLGMLTIILGAFGAHGLEKLITADAIETFETGVRYQMYHVFLLFILGVLPGLARNIRRIVFYLIVSGIILFSFSLYLLAINELVDFDFKKIGFLTPIGGTLQIMAWGILAYNFLKMKSNTLQNE, encoded by the coding sequence ATGAACAAAACAATTTTTGGAATAGCCTGTCTTCTAGGAATGTTGACTATTATCCTTGGGGCTTTTGGGGCCCACGGTTTGGAAAAGCTCATAACTGCTGATGCTATTGAAACATTTGAAACCGGGGTGCGCTACCAAATGTACCATGTGTTTTTACTTTTTATTTTGGGTGTTTTACCCGGTTTGGCTCGTAATATAAGGCGTATAGTTTTCTATTTAATTGTTTCTGGGATTATATTGTTCTCTTTCTCGTTATATCTTTTAGCCATAAACGAATTGGTTGATTTTGATTTTAAGAAGATTGGTTTTTTAACTCCGATAGGAGGAACACTTCAGATAATGGCATGGGGAATCTTGGCCTATAATTTCTTGAAAATGAAGTCCAATACGCTCCAAAATGAATAG
- a CDS encoding saccharopine dehydrogenase family protein, translated as MSRKILVVGAGKSTSYLLDYFLEKSEEEQLHLTIGDLNPKAIPEHISSHNNCSAITLDVFNDEDRAKAIQEADIIVSMLPARFHIKVAKDCVHFKKHLVTASYVSEEIKALDEKVKEHGLVFMNEIGLDPGIDHMSAMQVIDRIRMEGGKIVLFESFTGGLVATESDNNLWNYKFTWNPRNVVLAGQGGTAQFIQEGTYKYIPYHKLFRRTEFFKIEGYGTFEGYANRDSLNYRDAYGLQDALTIYRGTMRRVGFSKAWNMFVQLGMTDDSYTVKDSKNMSYREFVNLFLPYSPTDSVELKLRHYLKIDQDDIMWGKLLELNLFDANKKIALKNATPAQMLQKILEDSWTLEEDDKDMIVMYHKFGYELGGKKKQIDANMAVIGKNQTHTAMAKTVGLPVAIATLLILNKKISTPGVQIPITKEVYDPILKELEHYGIRFKEFDVPYVGYNPDVVDQ; from the coding sequence ATGTCGAGAAAAATTTTGGTTGTAGGTGCAGGAAAGTCCACCTCTTATTTATTGGATTACTTTCTAGAAAAATCAGAAGAAGAGCAGTTGCATCTTACGATAGGTGATTTAAATCCAAAGGCCATCCCGGAACATATCAGTTCCCATAATAATTGTTCGGCCATTACATTAGATGTTTTCAATGACGAGGACAGGGCCAAGGCCATACAAGAAGCGGATATCATTGTATCTATGCTCCCCGCGAGATTTCACATAAAGGTGGCTAAAGATTGTGTACACTTCAAAAAGCATTTGGTGACCGCATCCTATGTGAGTGAAGAAATAAAAGCTTTGGATGAAAAGGTCAAAGAACATGGCCTCGTTTTCATGAACGAAATAGGTCTGGACCCTGGCATAGATCATATGAGTGCCATGCAGGTCATTGACCGCATACGCATGGAAGGTGGCAAAATAGTGCTGTTCGAATCATTTACCGGTGGTCTGGTAGCTACTGAGAGCGACAACAACTTATGGAATTATAAATTTACCTGGAACCCTAGAAACGTTGTCTTAGCCGGACAAGGTGGAACGGCACAGTTTATTCAAGAAGGTACCTATAAATATATTCCGTACCACAAACTCTTTAGACGTACCGAGTTTTTTAAAATTGAAGGATATGGAACCTTTGAAGGGTATGCCAACAGGGATTCCTTAAATTATAGGGATGCCTACGGCCTGCAAGATGCCCTGACCATCTATAGGGGAACTATGAGACGTGTAGGGTTTTCAAAAGCTTGGAACATGTTCGTACAACTTGGAATGACAGATGATAGTTATACCGTAAAGGACTCCAAAAATATGAGCTACCGAGAATTCGTAAATCTTTTTCTACCCTATTCCCCGACGGATTCCGTGGAACTGAAACTACGTCATTATTTAAAAATCGACCAGGATGATATTATGTGGGGAAAGCTACTGGAGCTTAACTTATTCGATGCCAATAAAAAGATAGCCCTTAAAAATGCTACCCCCGCCCAGATGCTCCAGAAAATTCTGGAAGATAGCTGGACGCTAGAAGAAGACGACAAAGATATGATCGTCATGTACCATAAATTTGGCTACGAGCTAGGAGGTAAAAAGAAACAAATTGATGCGAATATGGCGGTAATCGGCAAAAACCAGACCCATACGGCCATGGCAAAAACAGTGGGTTTGCCCGTCGCCATTGCAACATTGCTCATTCTTAATAAAAAAATTAGTACTCCCGGAGTTCAGATTCCGATAACCAAAGAAGTGTACGACCCCATATTGAAAGAGCTGGAACATTATGGCATTCGATTTAAGGAGTTTGATGTTCCCTATGTTGGCTATAATCCTGATGTCGTGGACCAGTAA
- a CDS encoding SLC13 family permease: MNRTRLLGLVLGPISFFLILSFFHPEDLSKEANAVLATTIWIAIWWITEAIPIAVTALLPLVLFPLSGGLDLPTTSGSFGHKYVFLYMGGFIIAIAIEKWNLHKRIALNIINFIGSDIRKIILGFMMATAFLSMWISNTATAVMMLPIGIAIIKQLRDNPDTIEDENLIFGKALMLGIAYSASIGGVATLIGTPPNLVLAGVVLDTYGYEITFMQWFTFGLPISIILLFICWKYLTRYAFSFKQTEFPGGKEEIKRQLQLLGKISYEEKSVGFIFAFTAFCWITRSFLLQQFLPGLDDTIIAICFAIVLFLIPARNRKEQLINWEEAVQMPWGIILLFGGGMALAKGFEVSGLAVWIGSQMTSLSGLSIIVLILVLIAAVNFLTEITSNLATTAMLLPVLAPMALTINVHPFALMVGAAVAASCAFMLPVATPPNAVVFGSGYLRIPDMVKKGLFMNIISILILTLFVYFALPVLWDFVIEGFPNSLKK, from the coding sequence ATGAATAGAACAAGACTGCTGGGCCTAGTTTTAGGGCCTATTTCATTTTTTCTGATATTATCATTTTTTCATCCAGAAGATTTATCAAAAGAGGCGAACGCCGTATTGGCTACTACGATTTGGATTGCCATTTGGTGGATTACCGAAGCCATACCAATTGCGGTCACCGCTTTGTTACCTTTAGTATTGTTTCCGTTATCGGGAGGTTTGGATTTACCGACCACTTCTGGCTCTTTTGGCCATAAGTATGTCTTCCTTTATATGGGAGGATTTATTATCGCCATAGCCATCGAGAAATGGAACCTTCATAAACGTATTGCGCTGAACATTATAAATTTTATTGGCTCGGACATTCGTAAAATTATACTGGGTTTTATGATGGCAACGGCATTTCTGTCCATGTGGATTTCCAATACCGCCACCGCGGTTATGATGTTGCCCATAGGAATTGCAATAATTAAACAGTTAAGGGACAATCCAGATACCATAGAAGATGAGAACCTCATATTCGGAAAAGCCTTGATGCTTGGTATAGCTTACAGCGCTTCTATCGGTGGGGTCGCTACCTTGATTGGTACGCCACCTAATTTGGTCCTGGCCGGTGTTGTTTTGGATACGTACGGTTATGAAATTACCTTTATGCAGTGGTTTACATTTGGGCTTCCCATTTCTATCATACTCCTCTTTATCTGTTGGAAATACCTTACCCGATATGCATTTTCTTTTAAACAAACGGAGTTCCCTGGCGGTAAAGAAGAGATTAAAAGACAATTACAGCTTCTGGGAAAAATTAGCTATGAGGAAAAATCAGTTGGTTTTATTTTTGCGTTCACCGCTTTTTGTTGGATTACAAGGTCCTTTCTTTTGCAACAGTTTTTACCAGGATTGGACGATACCATAATTGCAATCTGTTTTGCCATAGTGCTATTCCTAATACCTGCCAGAAATAGAAAAGAACAATTGATCAATTGGGAAGAAGCGGTACAAATGCCTTGGGGGATTATTTTACTGTTCGGTGGCGGAATGGCCTTGGCCAAGGGTTTTGAGGTGAGCGGTCTGGCCGTGTGGATAGGAAGCCAAATGACATCCTTGTCCGGGCTATCCATTATAGTATTGATATTGGTATTGATTGCCGCGGTTAATTTTTTAACCGAGATTACCTCAAATTTGGCTACAACGGCTATGTTGCTGCCCGTTCTTGCGCCCATGGCACTAACGATAAATGTACACCCCTTTGCATTAATGGTGGGAGCAGCCGTGGCAGCATCCTGTGCCTTTATGTTGCCTGTAGCAACACCACCCAATGCCGTGGTATTCGGATCGGGGTATTTGCGCATCCCGGACATGGTCAAAAAAGGTCTTTTTATGAATATAATATCCATTCTTATACTTACCTTATTTGTTTATTTCGCCCTCCCGGTACTGTGGGACTTTGTTATTGAAGGGTTTCCGAATAGCTTAAAAAAATAG
- a CDS encoding zinc metallopeptidase, whose translation MMGYYILIGAIALVSWLVSSRLKSKFKHYSKVHLQNGMSGAEIAQKMLDDHGIRDVKVVSTPGMLTDHYNPKNKTVNLSEGVYNQRNASAAAVAAHEVGHAVQHATAYEWLGMRSKLVPIVSVTSSMSTWIVFGGLALGAAAGVGLGYWVAVAGLVMMSFATLFSFITLPVEYDASNRALAWLKNKNIVTQAEYKGSEDALKWAARTYLVAAIGSLATLVYWGLQVFGGRD comes from the coding sequence ATGATGGGATATTATATTTTGATAGGTGCAATCGCTTTGGTGAGCTGGTTGGTGAGCAGTCGCTTAAAAAGCAAGTTCAAGCACTATTCAAAGGTTCATTTACAAAATGGGATGAGTGGAGCAGAAATTGCTCAGAAGATGTTGGATGATCACGGTATTAGAGATGTAAAAGTGGTTTCTACGCCTGGGATGTTAACGGACCATTACAATCCAAAGAACAAAACGGTAAACTTGAGCGAGGGTGTTTATAACCAAAGAAATGCATCTGCCGCTGCGGTAGCTGCGCATGAAGTAGGTCATGCCGTACAGCATGCTACGGCCTATGAGTGGCTGGGAATGCGTTCCAAGTTGGTTCCTATAGTAAGCGTAACATCCAGCATGTCTACCTGGATAGTTTTTGGTGGTTTGGCACTTGGAGCGGCCGCTGGCGTTGGACTTGGATATTGGGTAGCGGTCGCCGGATTGGTGATGATGAGTTTCGCTACCTTGTTCAGCTTTATCACACTACCCGTAGAATATGATGCTAGTAATAGGGCGCTTGCTTGGTTAAAGAATAAGAATATTGTTACGCAGGCGGAATATAAAGGATCTGAGGACGCTTTGAAATGGGCTGCTAGAACCTATTTAGTTGCGGCTATTGGATCCCTGGCCACTTTGGTCTATTGGGGTCTACAGGTTTTTGGTGGAAGAGATTAA